In Triticum urartu cultivar G1812 chromosome 6, Tu2.1, whole genome shotgun sequence, the following proteins share a genomic window:
- the LOC125515534 gene encoding flavonoid O-methyltransferase-like protein Os11g0303600, translating into MAGQAEKVFVPTDDELLQAQSDLWRHSLCYLTPMSLRCAVDLGVPTAIHRLGGAASPSELVAALSLPASKLPFLARLLRQLATAGVFTSTDAGTYRLNPLSYLLVDGVRIDGDASQTAIVRAAASRYYVEAAMGLADWFRKDFDGPVPSPFEDVHGAAIFEESMALLDPEMDQLIHDAVAAHDHMGIGPVLRQCGELFEGLETLTDCGGGDGTTARSIVEAYPHIKCTVLDLPKVMDKVLLPAQEEGAVKYVSGDLFHVVPPAQAVLLKLVLHFWSDEDCIKILAQCKKAVPPRDAGGKVIVIDIVLGSVSTGPMLETQHLMDMLMLVMTRGRQREEKDWSEIFTKAGFSGYKIVKKLGARAVIEVYP; encoded by the exons ATGGCAGGTCAGGCCGAGAAGGTGTTCGTCCCCACCGACGACGAGCTGCTCCAGGCGCAGTCCGACCTGTGGCGCCACAGCCTCTGCTACCTCACCCCGATGTCGCTCCGCTGCGCCGTCGACCTCGGCGTCCCCACCGCCATCCACCGCCTCGGCGGCGCCGCGTCCCCGTCCGAGCTCGTCGCCGCCCTGTCCCTTCCCGCGTCCAAGCTGCCGTTCCTCGCCCGCCTGCTGCGCCAGCTCGCCACCGCGGGCGTCTTCACCTCCACCGACGCCGGAACGTACCGCCTCAACCCGCTCTCGTACCTCCTCGTGGACGGCGTCCGCATCGACGGCGACGCCAGCCAGACGGCCATCGTGCGCGCCGCTGCCTCGCGCTACTACGTCGAGGCCGCCATGGGGCTGGCCGACTGGTTCAGGAAGGACTTCGATGGACCCGTGCCCTCGCCGTTCGAGGACGTGCATGGCGCGGCCATCTTCGAGGAGAGCATGGCGCTCCTCGACCCGGAGATGGATCAGCTGATCCACGACGCGGTGGCTGCCCACGACCACATGGGGATCGGCCCCGTGCTCCGGCAGTGCGGTGAGCTCTTCGAGGGGCTTGAGACTCTCACTGACTGCGGCGGTGGTGATGGGACTACGGCCAGGTCCATCGTCGAGGCCTACCCGCACATCAAGTGCACTGTGCTGGACCTTCCAAAGGTCATGGACAAAGTTCTTCTTCCCGCTCAAGAAGAAGGAGCGGTTAAGTATGTTTCCGGTGACCTGTTCCACGTCGTCCCACCTGCTCAAGCTGTGTTGCTCAAG CTTGTTCTGCACTTCTGGAGCGACGAGGATTGCATCAAGATCCTTGCACAATGCAAGAAGGCCGTTCCTCCCCGAGACGCGGGAGGGAAAGTCATCGTCATAGACATTGTGCTTGGATCGGTTTCTACAGGGCCAATGCTGGAAACCCAGCACCTCATGGATATGCTCATGCTCGTGATGACGAGAGGCCGACAGCGGGAAGAGAAGGACTGGAGCGAGATCTTCACCAAGGCGGGGTTCAGTGGCTATAAGATTGTCAAGAAGCTGGGAGCTCGAGCTGTCATTGAGGTCTACCCGTAA